One stretch of bacterium DNA includes these proteins:
- a CDS encoding pilus assembly protein TadG-related protein — translation MRSRHISADRGSVTVFAIAAIVLALVLMAGATAVGQVLVARNRVIAAAEAGALAAAPVTFRPFGATGSAIDEAARLVRSNGATLVRCDCAPDRRYGPRTVVVTARTDVDVLGLREVSVEATAAAEFRPVALLVGP, via the coding sequence GTGAGGTCCAGGCACATCAGCGCGGACCGCGGATCGGTGACGGTCTTCGCGATCGCGGCGATCGTGCTGGCGCTCGTCCTCATGGCCGGCGCGACCGCGGTCGGTCAGGTGCTGGTTGCTCGGAACCGGGTGATCGCCGCGGCGGAAGCCGGCGCTCTGGCCGCGGCGCCGGTCACATTCCGGCCGTTCGGCGCCACCGGATCAGCGATCGACGAGGCGGCCCGGCTGGTCCGGTCCAACGGCGCCACGCTCGTCCGGTGTGACTGCGCACCTGATAGGCGATACGGCCCGAGGACCGTAGTGGTTACCGCCCGGACCGACGTGGACGTACTGGGTCTCCGGGAAGTGAGCGTCGAAGCCACGGCGGCGGCCGAGTTCCG